From the genome of Myxococcota bacterium:
CCGCGATCCGCGCGGCGCCGGGCCTGCCGAACGCCGCGGCCGCCTGCAGCGACACGCCGCGCGCGATGCGGGCGATGGCCCCCGGATCGCGCGCATCGGCGAGTAACTCGACCGCGAGGTAGCGGCGCGAGGCGTCGAGCCCGGCCGCAGCCAGCGCGGGCGCCTCGCGGTCCAGGAGCTCGTAGACCTCCTCGACCTCGGCGCGCGTCGGCGGAACCACCGCGAAACCGGGATCGTCGTCGTGCTGCGCGCGCATCGCGGGCAGCAGCGCCGTGTCGACGAGTGACTCGGCGAAGACCACCCCCTGGAGCTCGGCGGCCGTGCGCTCGAAGCCGAGCGCCTGCTCGAGGAAGCGCGGTTCGGCTGCGCCGCCCGGCGCGCCCGAGTCGAGCACCACGCGCAGCGGCGCCGCGCCGCCGAAGCTGCGCGAGAGACTTTCGAGCCCTTCGCGCTCGGGCGTGCGCTCCGGCCACGGGCCCACCGAGCCGGCGTCCCCCGTGAGGCCGCGCAGGCCGAGGCCGGCCGCCGCGAGCAGGGCCGCGACCGCGAGCACCCGGCGCACTCGCGCGGCACCGCGCGCGCGCAGCGCCCCGTCGAGGCGCGCGAGCGCGGCCTCGACCGGCGCGGCGAGCGGGCCCGCGCGCAGCAGCGACCCGCCGCGCGGTCCGAACGCCAGAAGACCGGCGGGCACACCGATCCCGACGCAGAGCGCACTCGCCGCCAGCGCACCGCCGGCCGCCAGCGCGAGCGATCCGGTCTCGCCGCCCACGACTGCGGCGAGTGACCCGAAAGCGAGCGCGCCGGCGACGACTGCCGCCGAGAGCGGCGCGCCGAGCGCAGCGAGCGCTCGCGCCGCGGCGCGCGCCGCGCTTGCCCCGCCGCGCTGCTCGCTGCGCACGCGGTGCGCGAGCGCGGCCGCGGCGCACGCGCTGCTGGTGAAGACCAAGAGCGGCAGCGCCGCAGCCGCTGCGCCGAGCGAGGCGTGCGCGAGGCCGAGCGCGCCGGCACACCACGCCAGCGCCATGGCCGCGAGCGCTGCCAGCCACAGCCCCAGGCGCGCGCTCGCGAAGCACGCGGCGCCCAAGAGCGCCAGCGCGACGAGCGCCGCGGGAGTCACTCGCGCCAGGTCGCCGCGCGCCGCCGCCTCGCGCTCGTGGGCGCCGTGCGCGGCCGAGACCGCGCCCAGCACGACCGCCGGCGGGCGATCGAGGCGCGCGCGCAGTGACTCGATCAGCGCGTAGGCGTCGCGCGGCGTGGTTCCCGGCACGAGCTGCGCCCGCACCAGCGCCGCGCGCTCGTTGGCGGAGACCAGACCGACCAACGCGGCGCGCTCCTCGCCGGCACGCGCGCGCAAGCGCCGCAGGCCCATGGCGTCGGCGGGCAGCTCGCCGAGCCACGGCCGCGCTGCCAGCCGGCCGGCGTCGCGCACCAGCCGCGGGCGCGCGCTGAGTGAGTCGACGTTCGCCACCAGCGCCGTGCGCTCCGCCAGGAGCCGCGTCAGCGTGTCTACGGCCGTCAGGCAGTCGCGCGACCAGGCGCCGGCGTCGCACTCGAGCTCGAAGAGCGCCGTCTCACCCGCGGCGAGCGGGGCGGCGCTCTCCGGGGGCCGCGGCGCGCGCAGGTCGACGCGAATCACTCCCGGCGACAGCAGCGCCGTGAGCGCCACGAGCAGCGCGACGAAAGCGCGCGGCCCCGCCGCCAGCCGCCGGCCCAGCCTCTCCCAGAGGGAGGCGTCGAACCACACCGCGAGCACCTCCGCCGGGGGGGCTCAAGCCGCTCGGGTCCGCCGTCCGAAAGCGTCCCAGAGTCTCTTCGGGACGTTCCTGGGGTCGCTTGAACGCGTACGCGCGCGTTCCTACCTTCGGCGCCCGCAGGATTGGAGCTCGGGCGCGGATGCGCGACGCAGTCTGGATCTTCGGGTACGGGTCGCTGTTGTGGCGGCCGGCCTTCCCCTTCGCCGAACGGCGCGGCGCCTGGATCACCGGCTTCGAGCGCCGCTTCTGGCAAGGCTCGACCGACCACCGCGGCGTGCCTGGCGCGCCCGGGCGCGTGGTGACTCTCGAGCACGCCGCCGGCGCGCGCTGCTGCGGCGCGGCCTACCGCATCGCCGACAGCGAGCGCGACGCGGTGCTCGCCGCCTTGGACCACCGCGAGCGCGGCGGCTACGAGCGGCTCGAGCTGGCGCTGTCGTTCAGCGGCGGCGACGGCGCGGGCGGCCTGGTGTACATCGCCACGCCGCGCAACCCCAACTATCTCGGACCGGCGCCGCTCGAGGCGATCGCCGCGCAGGTCTCTCGCGCGCGCGGCCCCAGCGGCCCGAACGCCGAGTACGTGCTGCGCCTGGCCGACGCGCTGCGCGAGCTGGGCTTCGACGACGCGCACGTGTTCGAGCTCGAGAGACTCGTGCGCGGCAACGGCCCGGCGCTGGCCGCCGCCAGCTAGTCAGTCGCCGTCTCTGGCGCGCCGCTCGCGTTTGGCGCGGGCGTGGTGGCGCTTCTCCGACAGACGCCGCTCCACCGCGCCCCGGCCCGGCCGGGTCGGCTTGCGCGCGCGCCGCGGCCGAGCGACCGCGCGCAGCATCTCGCCGAGCTTCGCCACACACTCGGCGGCGTTGCGCGCCTGGTCGCGGTGGCGCTGAGCGTGGATCACGACCACGCCCTCGCGAGTGATTCTCGAGGCCCAGGCGCGCAGGAAGCGCTCGCGCACGTCCTCCGGCAGGAAACGGCTGCCGCGCGCATCCCAGTGCAGGGTCGCCTTGGTCGCGGTCTTGTTCACGTTCTGCCCGCCGGGCCCGGAGCTGCGCGAGTACCGGAGCTCGAGCTCACTCTCGGGGATCCCGAACGGCAGGCGGGGCGCCGGCATGCGCGCGAGTCTAGCCTTGACCGCAGCGCGCCGTCCCGGGACCCTGTGCGCGTGCCCCGACTGCCCAGCGCCCCGCCCCCCGGAGTTGCGACCTCGACCATCTCGTACCGGGTTCCGTTCTACGACACCGACGCGATGCAGATCGTCCACCACGCGCGCTACGTGCACTATCTCGAGCTGGCGCGCATCGTGTTCCTCGACGAGCACGACCGGCCCTACCGCGAGTACGTGGCCGAGGGCCTGCACTACGCGGTGACCGGGCTGCAGCTCGAGTATCAGATGGCGGCGCGCTTCGACGACCGGCTCCAGGTCACCTGCTGGCTCGACTGGCTGAAGCGCGTGTCGCTGCAGATCGGCTACGTGATCCGGCGCGGCGACGACCTGATCGCGGCCGCGACCACCGAGCACGCCATGGTCTCGAACGAAGGCAAGCTCACGCCGATCCCGGCCGCGCGGCGCGAGCGCCTGGGCTCGCTCATCCGGCGCTAGCCGCCGCGACGGCGTCTGCGAAGCCGGCGCGCTCGGCGATCAGCCGCCGGTACCTGGCGAGGTCGCGCGGGCGACTCATCGCCAAGACGCCGGTGAGTCGCCCGGCGCGCCCGTAGAGCGCCGTGAACTTGCGCTGCGCGAGCGAGCCCGCGACCACGCGCAGCTCGTCGTCGCCGCGCATGCGACCCGCGAACTGGATCTTCGCGTCGTACTGATCGGACCAGAAGAACGGCACGGGCGCGAACGGCTGCGCGCCCAGGTCGCTGCCCGCCAGGCGCTCGGCCACGTAGGTGCCCTGCTCGACGGCGTTGCTCCAGTGCTCGATGCGCATGACCTCGTCGAACAGCGGGTTGTGCCAACGGGCCACGTCGCCCGCAGCGAAGATGCCCGGCGCCGCCGCGCAGTACGAGTCACAGATCACGCCGTCGCCCAGCGCGAGACCCGAGCCCTCGAGCCAGCCCGTCTCGGGCGCGGCGCCGATGCCGACCACGACCAGGTCCACCTCGACCCGCGCGCCGTCGGACAGGACGACTCTCTCGACCCGCCCCGCGCCCTCGATCGCAGTCACACCGACGCCGCAGCGCAGGTCCACCCCGTGGTCGAGGTGGAGCTGCGCCCACACGCTGCCCATCTCGGTGCCCAGGGCGCGGGCGAGCGGAGCGGGCAGCGGCTCGACCAGGGTGACTGACAGGCCGCGCGCGCGGCACGAAGCCGCGACCTCGGCGCCGATGAAGCCCGCGCCGATCACCGCCACGCGCGGCTTGCGCTCGAGCGCTGCGCGCAGCGCGAGTGAGTCGTCCAGGCTGCGCAGGAGGTGCACGCCTTCGAGCGCGGGCTGACCCGGCAGGCGCCGCGGCGCTGCGCCGCTCGCGATCACGAGCGCGTCGAAGCGCTCGCGCGTGCCGTCGTCGAGCGCGAGCTCGCGCGCGGCCACGTCGAGCCGTGTGGCGCGCGTGCCGAGCCGCAGGTCGAGCGCGAGCTCCTGGTACGGCCGTTTGCGCAGCGCCAGCCGGTCCACGTCCCAGCGGCCCTGCAGGATCTCCTTGGAGAGCGGCGGGCGGTCGTAGGGCAGGTGCTTCTCGGCGCCCACCAGGAGCAGCCGGCCCTGGTAGCCCAGGCGGCGCAGTGACTCGGCCGCGCGCAGGCCGGCGAGCGAGGCCCCTACGATCGCGACCTTCTGCAGCGTGACCACGCGCGCAGCTTAGAGGACGCTCGCGAAGAAGAGCCAGCGGCGCTCCCAGAAGCGCTCGAGCCGCACTTCGAGCCGGTTCGCGCCTGCGCGCAGCGCCACGCGCGCCCTGCCCTCGTCGGCCTCGACGCCCTTCACGTTCGCGAGGTCGAGCACGAGCGCGCCGTTGAGATAGACGCGCGCCGCGCTGCTCGCGCCCACGCGCAGCTCGGCGCTGCCCGGGCCGGCGCGCTGGATCTCCGCGCGCGCCACCACGACGTCGCCGATCTCGGCCTGCGCCAGCGTGCCCAGGTCGACCAGCGGGATGCCCTCGGGCGCGGCGAGCGCTTCGCTGGCGGGCTCGGCCTCGGGCAGCTCGAGCCGGTCGAGCGGGAGCCAGTCGGGGTTGGGGTGTCTGGGCGAGAGCTGCCAGCGGCGCACGCCGCCCGCGGCGAGTGGCTCCGGGTCGGAGTGACTCGCTTTCTCGACCTGGAGCGCCGCGATGCCGAAGCCCGTCGGGCCGCCCAGCCGGAGCTCGAGCGCACCGCCGGCGACGTGCGACGTGAAGCTGCGCCGCAGCAGAGCCCCGCGGTCGAGCGGCGTGTCCAGCAGAACCGGCCGGCCGTTCGCAGTCACGAGGCCCGACACCAGGAGGTTCATGCGCGGCCAGCCGCCGTTCGCCGCCACCAGATTCACCCGGTAGTCGCCGTCGGGCAGGTCGAGGCGGAACGTGCGCGCGGGTCCGGACACCAGGGCGGACGACACGGGCGCGGGCAGCGCCGAAGGAAGATAAGGCCAGTAGAGCGAGGCCATGGGCACGGACGTGAGTGCGTCGGGATCCTGGCCGATCGCGCCCGCGTAGTCGCGCTCCTCGGGCGACGCGCTGGAGTCGTCGTCGCGCGGCAGCCAGCCGAAGCCGAGCGCGCGCTCGTAGGCGCTGTCGGCGCGGACCGCGCGCCAGGGTCCGAGGTCGGCCCGTTGGCCGAACGCGAACAGGGCGACCGGGTCACCGGCGTCGCCCAGGCGCGCGATGCCGTCGAGATACGCGCGTTCGCGCTCGTCGGACAATGCGCGCAGGAGCGCGCCCGCGGCCGAGTCGTAGGCAGCCGGGTCACCGCGCCGCAGCGCCGCGACGCGGCCGAGGCGCGCGTCGAGATCGGAGGCGCCTGCGCCGGCCCGGCGCGCGCGCGCGAGCCGCTGGTCACCGCGCGCCAGCGCGCTGGCACGCGCCTCGGCCCCCGCCGGCCCCAGCACCAGCACGCCGTACACGCGCAGCGCGGGCAGACTCACTTCGGCGGCGCCACCGGCGAGCCGTACCGAGAGCTCGCGCTCGGGCTCACCGGGCACCAGCCACTGCGCGCGCTCCGGACGCACGTCGCCGGGCAGGCGCAGGCGCACCGTGACCGGCGGCGCGGGGCGGGCCGCGCCGGTCGCGTAGTCGAGCGCGTAGCTCACGAAGTGAGCCGACGCGAAGCCCCCGGCGTGGTGCCAGAGCTTCAGCCAGGTGGTCTGCGGCAAGTCACCCGACACGCGCGCGCCGGGCAGGAGCGGCGCGAGCTCGGCGACGAGCTGCGCGCCCAGCGCCCGGCCCTTCGTGTTGGGCGAGCTGCGGGTCTCGGGGAACGACGCCCCGCCGAGCAGGAGCTTCACCTTTCCCGCGGCGCGCAGCGCCGCGAGCGCGTCGGCCCCCCGCGCGCGGTTGCGCTCGTCGCGCACGCCGAGCTTGCCCAGCACGGCCAGCGTGCCGCCGCCCTTCAGGAAGCGTGTGAGTCGCGCGAGGTCGGCGTCGGCCAGACTCTCGAGCGAGGGCGCGAGCACGAGCTTGTAGCGCGAGAGGTCGGGCTCGCGCGCGCCGGGCGCCAGATCGGGGTGGCGCAGCACGACCACGTCGTAGGGCACATGGCCGTCCTCGAGCGCGCGCGCGGCGCTGCCGAAGTCGTTCTGCGGCGGTGAGTCGCTGCTGCTGGCGTTCGGCACGCACTGATCGAACAGCGCCGTCGCGACCGAGTACAAGAGCGCCACGTCCGCGATCCGCACACGCCCGCGCGCCTGGTACACCGCGCGGTGTCGGTCGCGCAGCTCGAGCAGCGACGCCAGCGCGGCCAGGGCCTCGGGCGCGCTCTGCGCGAGCAGGTCCGGATTGGCCAGCGGCACGCCGCCTCCCGCCGAGATCTCGCCGAGCTCGTGCAGCATCAGGTCCGCCGTCTTCTTCTGCGGGTTGGCCAGGAAGAGCGCCGGCCGGTCCGGCGCGCCTGCGCCGAGCGCGAACTCCATGCGCAGCGCGCCGTTGGCGTTCCACCAGCCGTGCTGGAACTGGTCGTACTCCGCCAGGCCCGAGCTCTCGAACCAGGGCAGGTCGACCAGGGGCGCGAGCGAGAGCGGATAGGGATCGGGGCCGAGCAGGGAGCCGCTCAGGTTGCCGTGCGCGTCGAAGTCGCGGCCGGCGCGCGCGGCGATGCTACGCAGATCGGTGTAGAGCCGCTTCCAGACGGCCAGATTGGCCGCCTGGCGGTAGAGCTGGAAGTCCGCGAACACCGGATCGGCGCACAGCGCGCGCGCCGCGGAAGAGGCGCGCCGTGCGTCGGCCGGCGCCGGCCGGAGATAGGGGGAGAGCGCCGCGATCGAAGGCGTGAAGTGCTCGCGCAGGTAGCTCCGGATCGGGGCCACCGGCGGCTCGCCGCGCGCCGCGCGCCAGGCGGCGAAGCCGCGCGCCGCGGCGTCGGAGTAACTCCCGAGCGCGCTCGGCCCCATGCTCCAGGTCGAGACGCCCAGGTTGTCCTGCGAGATCGCGTCGCCCAGGAGCGGGCTCGCGGCCATGTCGTAGGCGAGCAGCGCCGACCAGCGCGGCTCGATCGGGTCGGCGATGTACGAGCGCCCGGTCTCGGTGCGCAGCGGATCGATCACCAGCTCGCCCATCGGCCCGCGCGCGAGGCCGCGCTCGCCGAACAGCGCCAGCGCGGCCTCGGGCCGCAGATGCAGCGTCTCCTGGTACTCGTTGAAGCCGTAGTGCTCCGCCGCGGTGCCGCGCCGCGCGAGCCAGCCGTGAGTCGCGTAGTTGTACGCGCGATCGACGTAGTCGACCAGCGCCCAGCGCTCCGGTGCCGCGAGAAAGCCCGAGCGCCGCTCGACCTGGCCCGGGCTGCCCTCGCCCAGCACGGCGTTCACCACCTCGCCGCTCCAGGCCGGCGGCGCGGGCACGAAGCCGCGCAGCTCCGCCGCCGCGTCGGTCACGCGCGGCTCGACGGGCGCGCCCTGCGGAAGGGTCGCGGCAGCGGCGAGTGCGCTCGCGGCGAGCGCCGCACGGAGAGGCATGCGCACGCAAACCTAGCAGAGGAGCCGCGCCGGAATCCGTGCCAGCCGACGACGCGTAGACTATTTTGGGTACCGGGCTGGCGAAGTCGTAGGGGCAGCATGACTCCGTTCGTGCGACTCATCGGCGCCTCCCTCTTCGGCTGCGTTTTCGCCGCCGCGGCCCCTCACACGGCGCGCGCCGAGGAGCCTCCGCCCGCCGCGATCGCGCCCGATGCGCTGCCGCTGCCGCCCGAGAAGTTCGACCCGGCCGCGCTCGCGGAGTCGTACTTCGACGAGAGCGAGCGCTTCGACGCGTTCCTCACCTACGAGGTGAAGCGCGGGCCGGCCGGCGCGCTGTTCACGATCGCGCGGCGCTGGCGCGACGGGCTGGCCGAGCTCCTGTTCGACATCCGCGAGCCGGCCTCGTTCGACAAGTGGGCGATGCTCATGCACCAGAACCGCGGCGCGTCGGACGACCTGTTCCTGTACGCGGGCTACGCCACCGACTTGAAGGTGCGCCGGCTCGCCGCCTCACAGATCGAGAGACAGGCGCTGTTCGAGCTGATCGCGCTCGGCGACTACCGTCCGACCGTGCGCGGCGAGCTCAGCTACGAGGCTGCGCCCGACGAGACCGTCGATGCCGTTCCGTGTCACGTGGTGATCGCGCGCACGCCCGCCTCGTATCTCGGCTTCGACCGGCTCGAGCTCGTGTTCGCCGCCGAGCAGAAGCTGCTCCTGATGCAGCGCTTCTTCCGCGGCAGCAAGGAGGTGCGGCGGCTGTCGACGACGCTCGCCGACTACCAGGACATCGGCGGGCGCCGGCTGGCCATGCGCTGGACCGCGCGCCGCTGGGCCGACGGCGGCCAGACCGAGATCGTGCTGAAGCGCGTGGTCGAGACGCCGGACCTGCCCGACCGGCTCTTCAGTCACCTGAATCTCAAGGAGCAGCGCTTCCCGGAATTCTAGAGGCACCGAGCGCTCGTCGGCTTCAGCCGACGAGCTTGGCCAGGATCTTGGCCGCCTCCCTCGGGTCTTCCTCGAGCACCGTGGCGCTGTGCAGGGTCGCGCCCGCGGCCTCCTCTTCCTCTAGCCTCTCGACGCAGGCCTCGGTCGGGCCGGAGAAGCCGAGCCGGTTCATCATCGCGGGCGGGACCGCGGCGGCGGCCTTCTCGGGCCCGCCTTCGGCCCAGGCAGCGCGCACGCGGTCGGCTTCGGCCTGGAAGCCCTGGCGCGAGAGCTGCTTGTAGTAGAACTCGCCCATGCGCGCGCAGTAGAACGCGAGCGTGCCGGCGGAGCGCCGGCGCGCGAGCTCGAGCTGCGCGGGCGTATTCGCCACGGTGACTCCCCCGGGCGCGCGCACCGTGAACTTCTTCGGGTCGCGGCCCGCCTCGCGCACCCACTGGTTCACGCGAGTCACTTCGGCGCCGAGCTGGTCGATCGGAATCATGACCGGCATCCAGCCGTCGGCGATCTGCGCGGTCATCTGCACGCTCTTCGGGTTCAGCGTGGCCAGGTAGATCGGCACCTCTTTGCGCACCGGGTCGAAGCGCAGGGTGAAGCCGCGCTCGAGCTTGAAGATCTGGCCCGAGTATTTCACCGGCTCGTGCTTGAAGAACAGCCGCAGGATCTCGACCGTCTCGCGCATGCGGCGCAGGGCGGGCTGGAACGGCACGCCGTGGAAGTGCTCGATCACGTTCGGGCCGCTGTTGCCCAGGCCAATGATGACGCGCCCGCCAGACAGCTCGTCCAGGGTGGCGAAGTGTTGCGCCAACGCCGCAGGCGTCCGCGAGTAGATGTTGACGATCCCCGTGCCGAGCTGGATGCGGGTCGTTCGCTCCGCCACCTGAGTCAGCAACGAGAAAGCGTCCCGTCCCCAGGCTTCTGCGGCCCAGAGTGAATCAATCCCTGCATCTTCCGCGAGCTTGGCCCGCGCGAATGCCTTCTCCCGATCCAGATTCCCCTGCCAGTCGAAGCCGATACCGATGCGCCTGGCCACGTTCGCCTCCTCGCGTTCCCGGGGCTGCAGTTTGACAGAACTTTCACCGCTGATGCGCGGCCTCCGGCCGATCCTGTTCGTAGCCTGTGTCGAGACCCGGATTGGGTTTCGGAGGAATCTCCCGAATGAGCGCTCCCGCCGACTCGCTGCCCGCCAACCTCGAAGACCCGGGGCGCGGGCGTCCCGCCGACGGCGTTCTCGCCCGCAAGCAGCTGCTGCCCACCTTGATCTACTGGGGCCTGCACGCGCTCGCGCTGCTGGTGGTGGTGACCCCGCCCAGCGCGGGGGTGCTGGCACTCACGGCAGTCACTTTCTGGGTGCGCCTGCTCGCGATCACCGGCGGCTACCACCGCTACTTCGCGCACCGCGCCTACCGCACGAGCCGCGCGTTCCAGTTCATCCTGGCGCTGATCGGCACCAGCGCCACGCAGAAGGGCCCGCTGTGGTGGGCCGGCGGTCACCGCCGCCACCACCGCTACTCGGACCAGCCGGGCGACATGCACTCGCCGCGCGAGGGCTTCTGGTACTCGCACCAGGGCTGGATCCTCGACACGAAGTGGGAGCGCACCGAGCTCGAGAACATCCGCGACTTCGCGCGCTTCCCCGAGCTCGTGTGGCTGAACCGCTGGCACTTCGTGCCGCCGATCGCGCTCGCCATCCTGTGCACGCTGATCGGCGGCTTCCCGGGCGTGCTCTGGGGCTACGTGTTCTCGACGGTCGTCCTCTGGCACACGACCTACACGATCAACTCACTCGCGCACCGCTGGGGCAGCGTGCGCTACCAGACCGGCGACGACAGCCGCAACAACTGGTTCCTGGCGCTGCTCACCTTGGGTGAGGGCTGGCACAACAACCACCACTGGTTCATGAGCTCCGCGCGCAACGGCTTCTTCTGGTGGGAGGTCGACGTGACCTACTACCTGCTGCGCGCGCTGGCCGCCGTCGGGATCGTGTGGGACCTGAAGGAGGTTCCCGAGAACTTCCTGCACCCGACGCCCGAGATGGCAGAGGCGGTGCCCGCCGCGGAGACGTGAGCGCGGGGCTCGTCCGCACGTTCCTGTTCCTCGCCGTCGCGGCGGCCCTGGTCGCGAGCGCCCGTTCGCGCAACGGCTGTAGCACGTGGACGGGAAGCGACCTGCCCCACGGGCTGTGTCTGATCTCGGTGTCGTCGAGCCCTTGGGTCGCGGACGCGGAGGGCTGGGGAGTGATCACGCCGGGTATGGGCGTGACTCTGCCCGACGGCTCGAAGCACGAGGTCCATCGCATCGAGAGCTTTTCGCTGGATCGCGGGCTGCTCGTCGAAGTCAGCCTGGTCGACCACGATCCCTATCAGCCGAAGACGCCGCTGATCCTGCCGCAGCACGCGTTCATCGCGCTCGATCCGGCGAACCGGTCTGCGGGATCCCTGCTTGCCGTCGCGCTCGACGACTCCGAACGCGCGCACCGCAGCTGGACGACCCCCGCGCAGCGTGCGCGCGTGTTCTCACTGC
Proteins encoded in this window:
- a CDS encoding gamma-glutamylcyclotransferase: MRDAVWIFGYGSLLWRPAFPFAERRGAWITGFERRFWQGSTDHRGVPGAPGRVVTLEHAAGARCCGAAYRIADSERDAVLAALDHRERGGYERLELALSFSGGDGAGGLVYIATPRNPNYLGPAPLEAIAAQVSRARGPSGPNAEYVLRLADALRELGFDDAHVFELERLVRGNGPALAAAS
- the arfB gene encoding alternative ribosome rescue aminoacyl-tRNA hydrolase ArfB; this translates as MPAPRLPFGIPESELELRYSRSSGPGGQNVNKTATKATLHWDARGSRFLPEDVRERFLRAWASRITREGVVVIHAQRHRDQARNAAECVAKLGEMLRAVARPRRARKPTRPGRGAVERRLSEKRHHARAKRERRARDGD
- a CDS encoding thioesterase family protein — protein: MPRLPSAPPPGVATSTISYRVPFYDTDAMQIVHHARYVHYLELARIVFLDEHDRPYREYVAEGLHYAVTGLQLEYQMAARFDDRLQVTCWLDWLKRVSLQIGYVIRRGDDLIAAATTEHAMVSNEGKLTPIPAARRERLGSLIRR
- a CDS encoding FAD-dependent oxidoreductase, whose amino-acid sequence is MVTLQKVAIVGASLAGLRAAESLRRLGYQGRLLLVGAEKHLPYDRPPLSKEILQGRWDVDRLALRKRPYQELALDLRLGTRATRLDVAARELALDDGTRERFDALVIASGAAPRRLPGQPALEGVHLLRSLDDSLALRAALERKPRVAVIGAGFIGAEVAASCRARGLSVTLVEPLPAPLARALGTEMGSVWAQLHLDHGVDLRCGVGVTAIEGAGRVERVVLSDGARVEVDLVVVGIGAAPETGWLEGSGLALGDGVICDSYCAAAPGIFAAGDVARWHNPLFDEVMRIEHWSNAVEQGTYVAERLAGSDLGAQPFAPVPFFWSDQYDAKIQFAGRMRGDDELRVVAGSLAQRKFTALYGRAGRLTGVLAMSRPRDLARYRRLIAERAGFADAVAAASAG
- a CDS encoding beta-galactosidase trimerization domain-containing protein; the encoded protein is MPLRAALAASALAAAATLPQGAPVEPRVTDAAAELRGFVPAPPAWSGEVVNAVLGEGSPGQVERRSGFLAAPERWALVDYVDRAYNYATHGWLARRGTAAEHYGFNEYQETLHLRPEAALALFGERGLARGPMGELVIDPLRTETGRSYIADPIEPRWSALLAYDMAASPLLGDAISQDNLGVSTWSMGPSALGSYSDAAARGFAAWRAARGEPPVAPIRSYLREHFTPSIAALSPYLRPAPADARRASSAARALCADPVFADFQLYRQAANLAVWKRLYTDLRSIAARAGRDFDAHGNLSGSLLGPDPYPLSLAPLVDLPWFESSGLAEYDQFQHGWWNANGALRMEFALGAGAPDRPALFLANPQKKTADLMLHELGEISAGGGVPLANPDLLAQSAPEALAALASLLELRDRHRAVYQARGRVRIADVALLYSVATALFDQCVPNASSSDSPPQNDFGSAARALEDGHVPYDVVVLRHPDLAPGAREPDLSRYKLVLAPSLESLADADLARLTRFLKGGGTLAVLGKLGVRDERNRARGADALAALRAAGKVKLLLGGASFPETRSSPNTKGRALGAQLVAELAPLLPGARVSGDLPQTTWLKLWHHAGGFASAHFVSYALDYATGAARPAPPVTVRLRLPGDVRPERAQWLVPGEPERELSVRLAGGAAEVSLPALRVYGVLVLGPAGAEARASALARGDQRLARARRAGAGASDLDARLGRVAALRRGDPAAYDSAAGALLRALSDERERAYLDGIARLGDAGDPVALFAFGQRADLGPWRAVRADSAYERALGFGWLPRDDDSSASPEERDYAGAIGQDPDALTSVPMASLYWPYLPSALPAPVSSALVSGPARTFRLDLPDGDYRVNLVAANGGWPRMNLLVSGLVTANGRPVLLDTPLDRGALLRRSFTSHVAGGALELRLGGPTGFGIAALQVEKASHSDPEPLAAGGVRRWQLSPRHPNPDWLPLDRLELPEAEPASEALAAPEGIPLVDLGTLAQAEIGDVVVARAEIQRAGPGSAELRVGASSAARVYLNGALVLDLANVKGVEADEGRARVALRAGANRLEVRLERFWERRWLFFASVL
- a CDS encoding outer membrane lipoprotein-sorting protein, yielding MTPFVRLIGASLFGCVFAAAAPHTARAEEPPPAAIAPDALPLPPEKFDPAALAESYFDESERFDAFLTYEVKRGPAGALFTIARRWRDGLAELLFDIREPASFDKWAMLMHQNRGASDDLFLYAGYATDLKVRRLAASQIERQALFELIALGDYRPTVRGELSYEAAPDETVDAVPCHVVIARTPASYLGFDRLELVFAAEQKLLLMQRFFRGSKEVRRLSTTLADYQDIGGRRLAMRWTARRWADGGQTEIVLKRVVETPDLPDRLFSHLNLKEQRFPEF
- a CDS encoding LLM class flavin-dependent oxidoreductase, whose amino-acid sequence is MARRIGIGFDWQGNLDREKAFARAKLAEDAGIDSLWAAEAWGRDAFSLLTQVAERTTRIQLGTGIVNIYSRTPAALAQHFATLDELSGGRVIIGLGNSGPNVIEHFHGVPFQPALRRMRETVEILRLFFKHEPVKYSGQIFKLERGFTLRFDPVRKEVPIYLATLNPKSVQMTAQIADGWMPVMIPIDQLGAEVTRVNQWVREAGRDPKKFTVRAPGGVTVANTPAQLELARRRSAGTLAFYCARMGEFYYKQLSRQGFQAEADRVRAAWAEGGPEKAAAAVPPAMMNRLGFSGPTEACVERLEEEEAAGATLHSATVLEEDPREAAKILAKLVG
- a CDS encoding acyl-CoA desaturase codes for the protein MSAPADSLPANLEDPGRGRPADGVLARKQLLPTLIYWGLHALALLVVVTPPSAGVLALTAVTFWVRLLAITGGYHRYFAHRAYRTSRAFQFILALIGTSATQKGPLWWAGGHRRHHRYSDQPGDMHSPREGFWYSHQGWILDTKWERTELENIRDFARFPELVWLNRWHFVPPIALAILCTLIGGFPGVLWGYVFSTVVLWHTTYTINSLAHRWGSVRYQTGDDSRNNWFLALLTLGEGWHNNHHWFMSSARNGFFWWEVDVTYYLLRALAAVGIVWDLKEVPENFLHPTPEMAEAVPAAET